Genomic segment of Desulfofundulus luciae:
GAAATGGATCGGATTGCCCGGGCCATGGCCCAGGGAGATTTTACCCGCCAGGTGACGGTACGTTCCAGGGACGAAATTGGAGCCCTGGCCCAGTCACTCAATACCCTTTCCCGGGAATTGCAGGAAAAAATATCCGCTTTGCAAAAGATCGACGCAGCACGCAAGGAATTTGTGGCCAACGTTTCCCACGAGCTGCGCACACCCCTGACCATCATGCAGGGTTATACCGAGGCCATCCTGGACGGCCTGGCCCGGGATGAAGGCCAGCGCCGGGAATACCTGCAAAACATACTGGAAGAAATTTTACGCCTGCGCCGCCTGGTGGATGACCTCCTGGACTTGCGTCGCATGGAATCGGGGCGGATCACCCTGCGCAAACAGCCGGTGGATATAAAAGCGCTCGTTAACCAGGTGGTGGAACGGTTTGCCGGCGTGGCCGGGGAAAAGGGTACACTCCTGGAAGTTTATTTGCCGGATGACTTGCCGCCGGTTTGCGGCGACGGCGATCGCCTGGCCCAGGTGTTGTACAACCTGGTTGATAATGCTCTTAGAGTTACTCCCGCCGGAGGCCGGGTGGAAGTTGCGGCCCGGCAGGCGGCCGGCAAGGTGGAGGTGGCCGTAAAAGATACGGGACCGGGGATTCCGGCTCATGAAATACCTCTCATTTGGGAACGGTTTTACAAGGGTGACCCCTCCCGCCGGCGTGCCGGGGGTGGGAGCGGCCTGGGCCTGGCCATTGCCAAACAGATCATCGACCTGCACGGCGGGGAGATTAAAGTGGACAGCGAAGCGGGACAAGGAGCTACTTTTACCATTACCCTGGAAGCCGCTATGATGGATACATGAAAAACTGCTGATTAAATAAGACGTTTCGCAAAACCCACAAAAATGCATAAGTGGCGCGGTTATTCCACTCGCCGGCCGGATATTTTGCGAAATGATCGAAAAAGAGGGCTGGTACCCTTTGTGTACAAGCCCTCTTTTTACTCGAGCTTTAACTGCCGGTGGAGGGCGCGGGGTTGGGGTTACTGTTCCAGTAACCGCCCATCATCCCCCAGCCTGGCCCCCTCCCCCAACCGCCCCTCCCGCCCATGAGGCCGAAACCGGGGCAGACGCCCGGGCCGTACCAGGCGAAGCGGTCGGGATTTTCGGCAAAGAATTTCTGCCTGGCGTCCAGGTTAGCCTTAATTTGCTGGCCCTGTTCCGGGGTTAGCCGGCCATATTCCACGTACTTGTCTACCATTTGCTTTCTCAGGTTGATTATTTGCTGGTGCAGGGCGCTCAACTCTTTGGCCTGCTCCGGAGTGAGGGCGGCGGATACCGTGGCTGCCAGGGCCGGGACGGCCATGGCCAGGATCAGGATGGTGGCCAGGATGATCACCAGTTTCTTTTTCATGGGATTCACCTCCTTGAGCTGGAATTCTTATCTGGGTTTATTATACCCTTCAATTATCACAAAGTAGTTGGGAAACTGTTACGATTTTGTTACAAAGAACAAATCTAATGATCAACATCAAGAAAAGAAATCATTCTTCCCAAGAAAATTATGATATAATTCTGGCATCAGAGCGGTTAAACGAGGTGTAAAACGTGGCGGACAAAGTGGTGATTTTAACTGGCGGTGTGTCCAGGGAAGAGATTGCTTTAGATCCTCTGACCAGGAAAATCTACCTGGAGCTCACGGAACCAAGTTTGGAGGACAACCGGGCCGATGTGGATAGGCTGGCAGCGGCTTTAGAGAAGTTATTGGGGCCGGTAGTTGTGCCCCTGGCGGCCATGCGCCGCATTCCTGCCGTTTTGCGGGACGCGGACTGGCGGGTAACGGTCACAGTGGGGGCGGGGGCTCCCGGGGTGTGGAACCTGGTGGATGTGGAACCCGGAGATACCGTCAAACGCCATTACGGCCTGGCCGTAGATATCGGCTCGACCACTGTGGTGGTTTACCTGGTGAACATGCACGACGGGCGAATTATGGGCACGGCAGCGGATTACAACGGGCAGGTTGGCCTGGGGGAGGACATCCTCACCCGTATATACCTGGCGGGCACGCCCGGGGGCCTGGAGCAATTGCAACGGGCCATTCTGGTTACATTGAATGGGCTGATCAGGCGGTTAACCGATGAACATGGGTTGGCCGGCGGTAACATCAGCGCCGTTGCCATAGGTGCCAACAGCACCATGGTTCACTTGTTTCTGGGGGTGGACCCCTCCCGCATTTGCATGGCCCCGTACATTCCGGTGGTAAACAACCCGGGCCTTATACCTGCCGGGCAACTGGGATTGGAAATTAACCCCTTGGCGCCCGTCTACTGCCTCCCCTCCGTGGGCAGTTATGTGGGCGGGGATGTGGTTGCCGGCGTACTGGCCAGTGGTTTGCACCAGCAGCCGGAGCTCTCTTTGTTTGTAGACATTGGTACCAACGGGGAAATTATTTTGGGCAACCGGGACTGGCTGGTGGGTTGCGCCGGGGCCGCCGGGCCGGCCCTGGAGGGTGGTGTGGCGGAATGCGGCATGCGTGCCGAGCCGGGGGCCATAGACAGCGTGTCTATCGATCCCGAAAGTGGTAAGGTCCGCTACACAACCATCGGCGGTGCGCCCCCCATGGGCATTTGCGGCTCCGGGCTGGTGGACTGCCTGGCGGAACTTTTGCTGGCGGGTATCATCGACCGGGCGGGGCGTTTCAAGGACGGGCGCAGGGAGTTCGTGGTGGTGCCCGCGTCGGAATCGGCTACCGGCAAGGACATTGTGGTTACCCAGGTGGACATCAACAATCTCATGCGCACCAAGGGGGCGGTTAATGCCGCCCTGGAGTTGTTGCTGGAAAGCGTAGGCTGCAATCTTTCCGACATCAGCCGCTTCTATGCCGCCGGTGCCTTTGGCCAGTACCTGCACCTGGAGTCGGCCATCACTATCGGCCTTTACCCTGATTTGCCCCGGGATAAAATGGTACGCCTGGGCAACGCTTCGGGAGAAGGGGCGCGGCTGGTGCTGCTCTCCAACCGGAAGCGCGCGGAGGCTGAGGCCATTGCCCGTAACATCACTTACTTCGAGCTCAACGCCAACCAGGTCTTTATGAATAAATTTGTCGGGAGCAAATTTCTACCCCACACCAACCTGGATTATTACCCCACGGTAAAGGCAAAGTTAATTGAACGGGGACTCGTGGAAGCCGAAACCAATTGAAGCTCCGGAAAACTAAGCCCTGGAAAGCTGATACCCGGCCT
This window contains:
- a CDS encoding sensor histidine kinase, whose translation is MKLRGIVGKLWLVMLVLVVGVLGLSALIQAGILEKIYYEQQTAKLVVQGERLAEILVEQQDPNLAARQVDLLARLMNASVMVVDSRGLVEHWQAMGMGHMMPHMGGAPWSRGGRGQGAPWRGGASDGGSPGKEQSFQSRFGQETMEGAPCSTPPVSRGEGGSLAAMMPFDREQIQRVLAGERVVRREYNPFFNADVVVAGIPLQKGKQVFGALFIHAPVAPLAANLKALQQSSLYALALGALMATLFGLLLSRTLARPLVEMDRIARAMAQGDFTRQVTVRSRDEIGALAQSLNTLSRELQEKISALQKIDAARKEFVANVSHELRTPLTIMQGYTEAILDGLARDEGQRREYLQNILEEILRLRRLVDDLLDLRRMESGRITLRKQPVDIKALVNQVVERFAGVAGEKGTLLEVYLPDDLPPVCGDGDRLAQVLYNLVDNALRVTPAGGRVEVAARQAAGKVEVAVKDTGPGIPAHEIPLIWERFYKGDPSRRRAGGGSGLGLAIAKQIIDLHGGEIKVDSEAGQGATFTITLEAAMMDT
- a CDS encoding YckD family protein gives rise to the protein MKKKLVIILATILILAMAVPALAATVSAALTPEQAKELSALHQQIINLRKQMVDKYVEYGRLTPEQGQQIKANLDARQKFFAENPDRFAWYGPGVCPGFGLMGGRGGWGRGPGWGMMGGYWNSNPNPAPSTGS
- a CDS encoding ASKHA domain-containing protein, which codes for MADKVVILTGGVSREEIALDPLTRKIYLELTEPSLEDNRADVDRLAAALEKLLGPVVVPLAAMRRIPAVLRDADWRVTVTVGAGAPGVWNLVDVEPGDTVKRHYGLAVDIGSTTVVVYLVNMHDGRIMGTAADYNGQVGLGEDILTRIYLAGTPGGLEQLQRAILVTLNGLIRRLTDEHGLAGGNISAVAIGANSTMVHLFLGVDPSRICMAPYIPVVNNPGLIPAGQLGLEINPLAPVYCLPSVGSYVGGDVVAGVLASGLHQQPELSLFVDIGTNGEIILGNRDWLVGCAGAAGPALEGGVAECGMRAEPGAIDSVSIDPESGKVRYTTIGGAPPMGICGSGLVDCLAELLLAGIIDRAGRFKDGRREFVVVPASESATGKDIVVTQVDINNLMRTKGAVNAALELLLESVGCNLSDISRFYAAGAFGQYLHLESAITIGLYPDLPRDKMVRLGNASGEGARLVLLSNRKRAEAEAIARNITYFELNANQVFMNKFVGSKFLPHTNLDYYPTVKAKLIERGLVEAETN